gTATGCTTTAGACAtgaaatttagagagaaaaagaacaaagatggggCTAGGGAACGGGGGTAAAAAATGCTCTGGATAtaatctttgtctttctctccttttttaggCATATTAGCTTGGGTTACTGTGAATTTTCTGACAGGTAATATATTCTCAAGTTTATCGAAGACCTTAACTGGGTTTCACACATGGTCAGGGAgcaaaaataccttttttttctttgttcacttttttcTAAGTTCACTCCAggttctttcttttgtttaataaaaaggagggtggggaggaaagacAGGAAGTTAGTGTCTATTACCTGCCTTCAAGGCCTCAGCTGCAGCAAGAGTCCTTCTAGGTTAGCATTTGTGGGCAGCCTTTGGGGCTGGGAAGCAGTGGAGTATTTACAGAATTCCTCCAATATATGACAAGAGCAGGAGAGAAATTGCAGACAGAGGAGTGTTGGGCTGTCCAGGAAACAGAAGATGTTCAGAGCTAGCTCTCATTCACAGGTCAGCTGCATGGCCACAGCCAGGAGACTGTGGGGACTCTGGACCTGGGGGGTGCCTCCACCCAAATCACGTTCCTGCCGCAGTTTGAGGTGAGTCAGATACATATGAAGGTATGGTTACCAGCCCACTTGGCAGGCATATCATGGTGCTAAGGAAGTGGTGCCCCATTTCAGACAGCAGCTCCACCACGAACAGGCTGAGTTAAGTCAATTAATGACTGACCGAACGAACTTCCCCTCACTGTTCAGTCCCTTTGATTCCTCAAGCCTTGTGAGATTAGTTGTTTAAtcttctccttcatctcttttttttttgtggggggagggatagggaTGGTGGTGATAACATTTTCAGGTAATTGGGGATCCTGAATagtctttttgctttttctgttttgcagaaAACCCTGGAACAAACCCCTAGAGGCTACCTCACTTCCTTTGAGATGTTTAACAGCACTTATAAGCTCTATACACATAGGTGAAGAGGGGGACGTGGAGGAATACTATTTCACATTGTATGATTCTCCtaacttttcaaaacattttcacatcTATTATTGCATCTGACCAGCCTTACAAAGTCTTTGCCAGTCCCTGAAGGCCTGTTAACTGAAACCTAAGCTACTTACCAAAGCCCAAGAGGTTTCTCCATTCTTGTCCTCAAAAACATAATAgtaataaagtaaaaagtaatgtaagattttaaaaaaataatgtaaaagagtAAAAGATAAGTAATATAAGGAGTCAAGTTTTCTGCAGAGAGAGGACACTCAGAGAAGGTTCAGCCAAAGCTCTGTGTCAGCGGCTTTTAAGCTGACCTTCAGATGTTCAAAATCCAGCCTAGAATTTGATCACAGTTGGGCTGGGAGCTAAGATAATGAGATCTCTTCTGGGGATGGTTCCCAGGGTGGGACCCTAGGAAGTGTCACTGCCTCTGGCCTTTAAAGCATAGCTGTGGGAAGTTCTTCCTGCAAGGCCTTGATCTGAACTGTGCAAGAACTACTGCTTGTTGTCCACACGAGATGAATAGAGCACAGAGAACAAGGTTTTCTTCCCTccagagtgagacagagaaacCATGTTACTTTTGGAAGAGGGAGCTTTAGGCTAGAGAATTCAGGGTCACATGAAATTAGTCAATCCTGTATTTTACAGTTACTTGGGATTTGGATTGAAAGCTGCAAGACTAACAACTCTGGGAGCCCTGGAGACAGAAGGTTCGTCTGGGTGAGCTGGTTGGGGTATGGTGAGAGTGACACCAGTACTCAGCTTGCCTTTTCCCTACCTTCGCAGTGATTCTATGGCAGAAAGGGTTATGCTGAAGTAAGAGGCCTGTGTTGTATAATAGACATCATAATGGCAAATTCCTTTTCTACTTTATGAGGTCAGATGTTTTGGTATCTATTCTTAGCCATTTCTAGCATGAAGTCTCTTGGTTTAGGGGGGAACGGTTTGTGGCCAGGGGGCTGAAGTGTCTGCAAAAATTCAAGACTCAAGGGTTAAACTTGGCAGGAGCTCAAGCCCTTAGTTTTACGTGGGAGGTGCAGGTAGCAGCAGTCCACTTACAAGGTGGAATAACTGAACAACTCCATTCCTTTCTTCATAGGCAGTAGAGAGGTAAAGAGCTCAGCTTTTGGGGTCAGGCAGAACTAGGGTCAGTCCCAGTCTTGTAATTTCGGGCCAGTTAGCTAAACTTTTTGTGCCCGTTTCCTCACCTTAAAAgagattttgcatttattttaatttttatggtgtGTGGTTCACAGTAAGCTATTATTGTGATGAGTATATAGCATCTCAGAGTTTACATTTTCAAGTGTAAtttatttaagcctcacaacaatCAATGAGAAAAGTAGAACAGTATTTTTTCCCTGTTTTAGAAAGGAGGGAACTTATTCCATTGTAGGTTTTAGATTTCAGATGTGATGAAAGCCATCAGCCCCTCTGCCAAATGGACATAAGCATGAAAGTTTGCCTGTAGTTTCAGGGGGTTCACCAACCCCACAAAGCCCATCTGTGAACCCTGAGTTAAGAATTCCCATCGTAGTATGCAGTCGTGGAACTAATTTCATATGATTTTAAGGCCCAGCCACCTTGATAATTCCTTTCAACCTTACTGACTTcttgctttccttcctctctctttctctctcacacccTTGCCTCTTTGTGGTCTGGTTTCTTTCAGGAATTGATGGACACACTTTCCGAAGTGCCTGTCTACCAAGATGGTTGGAAGCAGAGTGGATCTTTGGGGGTGTGAAATACCAGTATGGTGGCAACCAAGAAGGCAGGTGATATTTTTTCACTGGTTGGAATTACTTTTACAGTAGAAGTCTGCAAAAGTCCCATGGGAAACTTTTTCCAGAGCTAGGAGAAGCTTGTCTTTTGCAGGAACTAGTTCCAAATAGATGCTGGTGTGCCTCCAAGGAGTAGTGTGAAGTGACAGTGAACAAGGCAGCTGTCACTCTGTGTTCAGCTCTTTCCCTGCCCAGGTGTTGTAGATCCATTAGAAACCTCTTCTTACCCTGGGTCTAATGTATTGAGGGTCTCTGCCCTCAGCAGGGTGAAACTGTTTCAGATCCAATTAATGTTTAGCTATTTCAGTTATAGAATTGAGACGATAAGAAGAATACTTGATCTTGGGTATTATAAAAGGCATAGACCTTAAACTCGAGGAAAAAACTTGATTTTTCCCATGAAGGAAGCAGGTGAGCCTCTGCATACTTCTCATAAATGCCATGAAACATAATGCTAAGGGGCAGCTCGAGGTCGGTTGTGGCTTTTTTGGTGAACACAGGTTAGGGAGGGGACCTGCTGTGGAGAAGTAGGTGCTGGATCTCCAGAGGGATGAGGCTGCAAAAGTTTGTTCGTCTTTGTCTGTAAGCCCTTTgtcctgagcctcagctcgccTTGATCCTCCTGCTGTTCCACTGGCTTCAGCAGCTTGCCTTTCACTTTCTCACCTTGCCCCTGTGCACCTTTTGCCCCATCAGGGGAGGTGGGCTTTGAGCCCTGCTATGCTGAAGTGCTGAGGGTGGTCCAAGGAAAACTTCATCAGCCAGATGAGGTCCAGAGAAGCTCCTTCTACGCTTTCTCATACTATTATGACCGAGCTGTTGACACAGACATGATTGGTAAGTTCACTCCAGGTGTCAGTGCAGCGGGGAAACTGGGCAGGGCTgtggtggggaagggaaagggacaaaaggaGTATTTGCAATGCCTTGTTGAGGTGGTCACCGTACTTTTCTCCCAAGTCACCCAAGTGGAAGAGTGAATATGATTTCGAATCTTTTGGGGCTAGAAGATGGCCTAAACAAATACAcatgaagtcttttttttctttaagtatttttatggaggtataattgatataaaataaaatacacatatttgaagtgtacaatttggtaagttttgacatatgtatacacccatgaaaccatcaccaaatTCAAGTCAATGAACATattcacccccaaaagtttcctctttcccctttataacatttttccttataatagtaacacattttgtttagctgtgagaatgtatatatgtgatcTGTCATGGCCTGAGATAtgaattaatttcttattttctgacgTGTTTAATGGCCCCTTTCTAATGGGCCTATTTTTTAGCTATAGTTAAATAtacataacagggcttccctggtggcgcagtggttgagagtccgcctgccgatgcagggaacacgggttcgtgccccggtccgggaagatcccacatgccgcggagcggctgggcccgtgagccatggccgctgagcctgcatgtccggagcctgtgctccgcaacgggagaggccacaacgtgagaggcctgcctaccacgaaaaaaaaaaaaaaaaaaaaatatatatatatatatatatatatatatatatatatatatatataaaacaaaatagattataagtaaataaaataaactgtataGATTATATTGTAGGGATATATCATGTTTGCTTATCCCATTCTTTAatgttggaaattttatttttggtttttcattattataaataggATAATTTCCTAGGATAAATTTCCTTATGTTTCCTGGAAGGTTTTTTGACATCAACTactgttctgtttcatttcagATTATGAAAAGGGGGGTGTTTTAAAAGTTGAAGATTTTGAAAGGAAAGCAAGGGAAGGTAAGTGTCAGTGGAAACCATTGAATGTGAGCCCGTGAGGCTGCCACCCCCAGTGACCTTAAAGTCACCTAATGTGCTTTGGCCAGCAGAAAGCCTCTCAGAAGGTTGGTTTCCTGTCTTTACCAGGAGTTAAAAGCATTAAgtggcaaagaaaaatataagaatacaAGAGACTTTGGAGAAACGGTGaaaaccttttcttctttccacatttctttcttcctttctttaaaaaaaaattgaaaaagtttTATCAGTGGTAATGAAACACTGAGCACCAGAATATATGGAAAATAGCCACAGAGGCTTCCTTGAAAGAGTTCATCAAAAAtgcaaatggggcttccctggtggcgcagtggttaagaatctgcctgccaatgagggcacacaggttcgagccctagtccgggaagatcccgcatgccgtggagcaactaagcccgtgcgccacaactacttagcctgcgctctagagcccgcgagccacaatactgagcccgtgtgccacagctactgaagcccgggcacctagagtccgtgctctgcaacaagagaggccacctcaatgagaagcccacgcactgcaatggagagtagcccccgctcaccgcaactatggaaagcccacacgcagcaacgaagaaccaacacagccaaaaataaataaattaaaaaaaaaataaaaagcaaataattgcTCTTATCCAGTGGCCCTGAAGTAGGGTTAACTGGTATTTCCCTGTCTTAATATATAAGGGCCTTAGTTGAATTAAGCCCCAACAATAAGTCATAGAATATATGTCATAGCAAATAAACTAGGACCCATGTACCTTTGAGTTGATTAGATGTCACATCAGAAACGTGCTGGTTCTTGATGGAGCTGGGGTCTTGCAGAGGCTGTCAGTGCACAGTTCTAGCCTCCAAGACTCCCAGGCATCTGGGAGAAGGAGAATGGAGGATTCTGCTTTGCTTATTCTCAGTCTGTATTTAGAGAAAAATCATACACCTGTCAGTTGGCTGCAAACTTGAAttccacttttctctttctgtcaccTCCAGTATGTGATAACCTGGAAAACTTCACCTCAGGCAGTCCTTTCCTGTGCATGGATCTCAGTTACATCACAGCCTTGCTGAAGGATGGCTTTGgctttgcaggcagcaccgtcttacAGGTAAGAGAGAGGACACCGGTATCACATAACAGTCCTTTTATTTGGGAGTtagaaagaaagttaaaaacttgtttaggggacttccctggtggcgcagtggttaagactccacgttcccagtgcagggggcctaagtttgatccctggtcagggaactagatcccacatgcatgctgcagccaagagttcacatgccgcaactaaggagcctgcctgctaagagttcacatgccacaactaaggagctgcaactaaggagcccgcctgccacaactaagacctggtgcaaccaaataaataaatattttttaaaaacttgtttagtAATCAGAGTGGCCATAGGTGGAGTTTTGAGCTAATTTTATTCAGGCTATGGACAAGGCACTGTGCAAGGCACCATGAATGTGGGAAATTGCCTTGATACAATGGCAGCTTCTAAGTATcattgacccttgaataacaggTTTGAactgggtccacttatacatggattcttttcaataataaatgctacagtactacacaatctgtggttggttgaatccgtggatatggagggccagctataaagttatatgtggatttttgactgcatgggGGTCGGCACCtataacccccatgttgttcagtGGTCAACTGTATATTACTAGGCAAGCTATCCCAGAGGTCACAGAGCCAAAAGGCTTGCAGCCCAGGTTAAGAGGCCCAAGTTACATGGTTTATTAAATCAACTTCAAAAGTCAGGGTGAGGgacttccatggcagtccagtggttaagaatctgtacttccactgcagggggcatgggtttgatccctgatcagggaactaagatcccacatgctgcgtggagtgtccaaaagcaaaaaaagaaacaaagaaatcccACAAAAGTCAGGGTGAAAAGCAAGGGGAAAGAAATGGGATAGGTGAACACACAGGATAGGGTACATACAAGTTGGAGGTGCTGTACTTCCTGAATCCTGGGTTCATATGTCCTGCCTCTCTCTGCCGATGATAGTGTGGTTACAGGTACTGTAGCTGAAGTTTGATCAAGGGGGCACAAGGACAGAAGGTGCCGGGGCCATCACACAAACTTGCCCCGTTTGGAGGGGCACAGAGGCACGTGCACTGGCCAGTAGCATTAGCTCACTCATTAGCCCATTAGATGGTTTGATGGTTCTGTTTGGCAGAGGACATGAGGGACCTCTGCCAAAGAGCATCACCAGTGAGTGGCTTATTTAAGACCTCGTGAGTATCGAATGCCTTGTGTAGTATGTCGTATGTATTTTGTGTGTGCCTCATATATTTAGTGCCTCTTGAGTCTCGGGTCCCTCTCTGTCTTCCTAACTTTATCTGTAGTAACTTATTTATTGTAAACACATCTTATGAGTTTCATCCATcccatatataatatttttttatcttccaTACCATAGTTGAATAATTGCACATTATAGTTACAGAGATGATTAAGATGTAATCTCTGTCCTCAAATAGCATAGTCTATTAGAGGAAATGTGACAAAAAtatagttgtggcacagggcaACTTTGAACTTTCGGGGTCAAGGAAGTAGAGATTGTACTTTGTTTATGAAgctccttccttctcttgtgtcacTTCccctttctgtttcctcatttccaGATGAGTTTATATTACCCCATTTCTTGTGTTATACAGATttcataaattcatttgtacAAAGGTATTTGGATTTAATGTGTTGTTATACCTGCTGAGAATATTGGCATTTAAAGAGTTACTTGCCAGTAGAGTCAGTATAGTGTAGTGTTTAAAGCATGGGCTCTGTTGTCCATCAGATCTGGTCTCAAGTTCTGATTCTGCAagcttactagctctgtgaccttagatGATTTACTTCCCCTCTAACTTTTAGGTTCCTCACTCAAAACACAGGGATCCTTAGAGTACCTATTTCTTAGGGCTGTTATAAAAATGGAGacaaagcacagtgcctgacacataagaaGTTATTAGTATTGGTTTAATTGTTAGTATAGGTATTTCACACCAGTTGGAGCTAGATTTGTGGATAAGAGAGGTCATCCTGAGCCCTTAATGCATACCAAGTTAACAACTGCCTCTACTTAAGCATTGGCAATAACCAAATCATTTAAGGACAATTTTCTGCCGTTTCCATTTCTGCATCCTTTTAGTCTTTAGTTAAATGGCAGCAGAATTTGTATCGGGGGTGAACAGTCCTCTGTCCCAGAGATCACTTCACATTGGCATCTATATCCCTACACTGTCGGTCCTAAGGACAGAGGAGGAACACTTTGGGGGCGTGGAGGGCACTCCCAGTTTGACTCAGGGGTCACAGACTAAATCTCAAGATAATCATTCACATGCCATTCTTCTCAGTTTTTGGCACAGTGGCTATAGACCGAATTTCATCAGGTTAACACAGGTATTGTGTCATAAGAAGTTATTAGTACTAGAAGGAAAGACTAGAACCAGTTTGCTGATTTATAAACCTGGGTATGGGTATGGTGGTGGCATCTTTATTCAACAGTAGCTTATGGAGAATTCcagtaaaactgataaaaatgaagCTATCTGGTTGAATCAGAGGTCGGGGACCTGGAACTCCTTCACCGTTttgcctccctttctcctttgaaGCACTGTCAAGGAACCCCTAGGATTCTGTAGAAAACAATTTGATATATTGACTAATCTAATCCACTTGTTATGTAGTTGACGAAATCGAGTCTAAActtctgcccaaggtcactcaactAATTGAGGTACAGCCTGGCCTGGAATGCGTTAAATGCCTTGGTTTGTCATTAACTAGTGCTTAAGAAGATGCACTTGCTTACAAAGTATGAACTGAGAAGCTTAGTATGTTCTTTCCTACCCCTGAATCTATGGCTGACTCCTGTTATGTTTAGTTTAGGATTAGGGAGAGAGTTCAGAAGCCTGTCTGTCTAAAAGGTCCTCTCTAGATGTCCTGGGTTGAGACCACTTCCTGGGCCCAGAGATTCAAGGATCAGATTGGCAGGTGTAGGGGCAATGGGCAATGGCAGGATGGGAACCTACAGAGAGGGTTGGGAGAAGCCTCCAGAGACTGGCTACTCCCAGTTCTGCCTTGGTCTGGCCATGTGGATGATCTTTGCAGATATTCTCTGCTTGTTGTGCTTGCTAGAGTTGaaaattgaatgaaaatattaagacttctttttctccttcccaacAGCTCACAAAGAAAGTGAACAACATAGAGACAGGCTGGGCCTTGGGGGCCACCTTTCACCTGCTGCAGTCTCTGGGCATCTCCCACTGAGGCCAAGCCGTTCCTCTGAGGCCTGCATTTGTCAACAACCTTGTTAAAGGGAGGACGAGAGAGGAGAGGACTCAGTTGTATTCTGAGCTAGTCTGGGGACAGCCTAGACTGAAGCCCAGCAGCTGATTTCATCTGGTGGAAGGGGCTTTTGTAGACAGGTCTTGCCCTTGAGTCTAGAGATTtggatttaattaattttacacCTCAAATGTGAACTATTTCCTAACCACTCTTCCTGCACAGCTGGTACCAGAGTCTAAATCTTTGAGGTTCCTTGTGTGTCACAGAGAGCCAAAAGGAATAGCTTTGGAACTTAACCTTGGGGAacccagggatggaaccctgggAACCAAAGAAGAATCTCATTTCAACCCTTTCAGTGCCTCATTCctttgaacattttaattttcctcttaCATGTTACACTCAGCTGACTGATTGCAATCCCATGACCTATCAACAccagtattttcttttccctgcaCGTTGCCCTGTCCCACCTTTATCTCCACTCACctaccgaaaaaaaaagaaagaaaaaaatacctggtTTTACTTTCCATGTGTagttcaaagaggaaaaaaaaaaaagccgtatctggggaattccctggaggtccggtggttaggactacgagctttcactgccaagggcatgggttcgatccctggtcggagaactaagatcctggaaGCTGtgcacgtggtgtggccaaaaaaaaaaaaaaggtaccataTCTGAAGTTATGTGATCCGGCTTTGTGTCAGTACCAATCAGCCAGCTGACAGCCATTCTAAATCTCAGAAGGATGGAGAGCAACTCACGACTGGGCAGAAGGGAGGCCAGCCAGTTTCTAGGGACATGTTTTGGGAGGGTGTGGCTGCCTTCTACAGACTACCTTCTTTTAATCAACTTTTTATCAGTAAACCGTGGAGTAATGAACATATCCAACCttataggagtgtgtgtgtgtgtgtgtgtgtgtgtgtgtgtgtattttcagtGCTAGTACCTCTTTTCTCAGGCTAATGTGTTTATAGTAATTTGTCATCCTaaacttttctttgtatttctaagAAGTACATCTATACCCTAGCTTTTGGTCTGTGGTGAGAGGCCTGTGGCTGTGCTTTTCAAGGATCTAGACTTTGGCAATAGCCCCTTTCAGTTTGTCCTTTTATTCTGTTTACAGCAGTGTCTCTTTCTGCCCTGGCCCCTGATCATTTTAGCTAGCATCCTCTACATTATTTGTCTAGTTCTAAGGTTTCTGAACCCTTCTTGATGATACCTAACATTTGATTTACTTGGCCATTTTGGCCCACATCCATACAGTGGATGCTCACTTTGAGTTTGAATGTTCAGACCTCTTGATTTTGTGAATTATGTCCCCTAAAATTCATGATCTTGTACTTTCCCACATGACCACCATTTCCTTGTCTACCCATGTGACTGCTCTTGGATCTTCCAGTAGTCTGGCTTCTATACCTTGGCTCTTTACCTCCAGCTTCTTTCCAGCAGAGTATCTCCCCAGACTTGTACTTTTCACAGTAGACTCTCTTTCAGCTTTTTCacaaaagatgttaaatatacCTGGCCCTCACAGCAGTCCCTGGGgaacctcatttttaaaagtattccattgagtcaataaatatttaacatctgATAATGTGCAAATAACTAGGCAAATTTCTATACCCTCATCCCCCccaaattttagtttttcaattcagtgtggatttttttcttcttcacagtgattgttttttttaagttttattatttttggctgtgttgggtcttcattgctgtgcgcaggctccctctagttgtggcgagtgggggctactctttgttgccgtgcgtgggcttctcattgcggtggcttctcttgttgcggtgcaccggctctaggcgcgtgggctcagtagttgtggctcgtgggctctagagcgcaggctcagtggttgtggctcatgggcttagttgctccgcggcatgtgggatcctcccggaccagggctcgaacctatgtcccctgcgttggcaggcagactcctaaacactgtgccaccagggaagcccttcacagtGATTTTTAATTATACTAAGGTCACCTTTATACCTACTGTCTCTTCCTCCAAAAATGctaatacagagtgaaataataGAATCTTTAGAGTTGGAAACAGCCCAAAGATATAATCAATCTTCTACCCATTGCAGAACTCCCTTAACACTTCTAACAGGTTGTCATTCAGCTTCTGTGTAGGCATGTTTCCAGACAACTCATTCCACTTTGGGATTGCACTGATATTAAAAAATCCCTCCTTCTCAGTAGTCTTAGTTCTGCTCTAATCCCTCCTTCCACAGCCTTTCGGTCTTCTGAAGAAAACTCCCAAGTCcttcacattctttttaatattatcacTTGACTTCTAGACCCCCTTCTCATCTTTGTCTAGAGTATGGTGTTAGAACCAGTCATCGTACACGAAATGCTGTTCTACAAGATTAGGGGGAGACAATAAAGACTCCTCCAGCTTGATGGGTTCAGAGAGGTAAGATTTCCTGGTCTTTATCACCACAGCTTGTCTCTGTAGCTTTTCTtataaaggccacatattgttCAGCAGACATGTTCGGTCATCCCAAATACTCTCAGAATTCTTGGGTAGGTGCTTTATAACTCCAGAAATGTATCTACATGTTTTCTGATAACCTTGATTAGAATATCTGGAGAATTAACCAGTTTATCCATTATAGGAGCAATTTGGAATGagactttttatttcttagaaaaaaCAATTTGTCTGTAATGTCCTTTTTGCCCCTAGTGTACCTTTTGGGCCTCTTATTAAGAGTCCTAAAAGGTCTAATCTTGATGGTTAGgttttctttctgtaaatgtgttatatatttcaaatattaggACATGGCCTAGCACATAGTGGATTTTGTGTGTTATCATTGTCATATGAAAAACACTGGGTTATGGAGGTCCTTGCAAGGTGTGCCTTAAAATTCTTGTCTTGCCTGATTCTGTTTGCATACTTTTGCAGAGTCCATGTTCTTCATACCTGGGctacctttccatttttttatgaAAGATGACCTTTTTTCCCTACAGTGACCTTTCTGGACTCTGCCAGTAGTCAACACAGCTTTTTCCAGTAGCTGCCATCTTTCATTCTGGGCACATTTTTTCCTGAGATTCCAGGAAGGTTTGTGACATTCACACTTTTTTAGTATCTTATAAATTTTCCACATTTACCTGAAAAGCTCCCTTGTGGTAACAAATTTTCCATTCCctaaaaatatttcccaagaATAGCTTAGGTTGGGTCAAAAGCAGACTGTTATCTTCTCCTTTCATCTGCAAATCAGACTTCTGGGCAAGATGTTGTTTGTGGTATACAGATCTAATGGATGCAAAACTCGCTTCGACAGGTATCTCTGGTACTGTGAGGTAACCACTTCTAAGGTGCACAGCAAAacaacccacccccacccaggctgGCACCAGCCTGCAACCAAACATGAACAAATTCTGCTGCTAAtcagatttttccttttgacCTGGTTCCTGAGGTCTTTAAAACTGTGCaatgaaattatttattgttttataacaGAATAGTGGTGTCCCACAGAGGAACCATAAATGAAATACGGTGCTGTGATGAGGAGATAATAACTAGCATTTTaagatttggttttcttttcagaaagtcTAATATACCTATAATAAAGGTTAAAgcaatttgtgtttattttgcattctagtgttattaattttaaaacagcaatTCTAACAAAAATGCATCAATTGACTATTTCTAATTCTTATCTTTATCAAAAAACTGTATAAATTTAtaaccagcatttttttttaattatataaatcttCTCTTTAG
The genomic region above belongs to Phocoena phocoena chromosome 2, mPhoPho1.1, whole genome shotgun sequence and contains:
- the ENTPD5 gene encoding nucleoside diphosphate phosphatase ENTPD5 isoform X1, with product MAISQGAAFFMLVVSCVCSTVFHRDQQTWFEGVFLSSMCPVNVSASTLYGIMFDAGSTGTRIHVYTFVQKLPGQLPILEGEIFDSVNPGLSAFVDQPKQGAETVQELLEVAKDSIPRSHWKRTPVVLRATAGLRLLPEKKAQALLLEVKEIFRKSPFLVPDDSVSIMDGSYEGILAWVTVNFLTGQLHGHSQETVGTLDLGGASTQITFLPQFEKTLEQTPRGYLTSFEMFNSTYKLYTHSYLGFGLKAARLTTLGALETEGIDGHTFRSACLPRWLEAEWIFGGVKYQYGGNQEGEVGFEPCYAEVLRVVQGKLHQPDEVQRSSFYAFSYYYDRAVDTDMIDYEKGGVLKVEDFERKAREVCDNLENFTSGSPFLCMDLSYITALLKDGFGFAGSTVLQLTKKVNNIETGWALGATFHLLQSLGISH
- the ENTPD5 gene encoding nucleoside diphosphate phosphatase ENTPD5 isoform X2; this encodes MAISQGAAFFMLVVSCVCSTVFHRDQQTWFEGVFLSSMCPVNVSASTLYGIMFDAGSTGTRIHVYTFVQKLPGQLPILEGEIFDSVNPGLSAFVDQPKQGAETVQELLEVAKDSIPRSHWKRTPVVLRATAGLRLLPEKKAQALLLEVKEIFRKSPFLVPDDSVSIMDGSYEGILAWVTVNFLTGQLHGHSQETVGTLDLGGASTQITFLPQFEKTLEQTPRGYLTSFEMFNSTYKLYTHSYLGFGLKAARLTTLGALETEGIDGHTFRSACLPRWLEAEWIFGGVKYQYGGNQEGEVGFEPCYAEVLRVVQGKLHQPDEVQRSSFYAFSYYYDRAVDTDMIDYEKGGVLKVEDFERKAREVCDNLENFTSGSPFLCMDLSYITALLKDGFGFAGSTVLQAAVLR
- the ENTPD5 gene encoding nucleoside diphosphate phosphatase ENTPD5 isoform X3, whose amino-acid sequence is MAISQGAAFFMLVVSCVCSTVFHRDQQTWFEGVFLSSMCPVNVSASTLYGIMFDAGSTGTRIHVYTFVQKLPGQLPILEGEIFDSVNPGLSAFVDQPKQGAETVQELLEVAKDSIPRSHWKRTPVVLRATAGLRLLPEKKAQALLLEVKEIFRKSPFLVPDDSVSIMDGSYEGILAWVTVNFLTGQLHGHSQETVGTLDLGGASTQITFLPQFEKTLEQTPRGYLTSFEMFNSTYKLYTHSYLGFGLKAARLTTLGALETEGIDGHTFRSACLPRWLEAEWIFGGVKYQYGGNQEDYEKGGVLKVEDFERKAREVCDNLENFTSGSPFLCMDLSYITALLKDGFGFAGSTVLQLTKKVNNIETGWALGATFHLLQSLGISH